The following coding sequences are from one Malaciobacter pacificus window:
- a CDS encoding rhodanese-like domain-containing protein, whose translation MNQLADLKPVIVEKMIDDNIVMIDIRREDEFRRTGVIKNAHLLTFFDEYGQYDIDKWMSEFEKLVTSKDQTFVLICAHANRTRNVGNFLIEQGYKHTAHLLGGMALWQQELRETIEYK comes from the coding sequence ATGAACCAATTAGCAGATTTAAAACCAGTTATTGTAGAAAAAATGATTGATGATAATATTGTAATGATTGATATAAGAAGAGAAGATGAATTTAGAAGAACAGGTGTAATTAAAAATGCACATCTACTAACTTTTTTTGATGAATATGGGCAATATGATATCGATAAATGGATGAGTGAATTTGAAAAACTTGTTACTTCAAAAGACCAAACTTTTGTTCTTATTTGTGCCCATGCAAATAGGACAAGAAATGTAGGAAACTTTTTAATTGAGCAAGGATATAAACATACTGCTCACTTATTGGGTGGAATGGCTTTATGGCAACAAGAATTAAGAGAGACAATTGAGTATAAATAA
- a CDS encoding thioredoxin domain-containing protein: MKKVLILLLMTYVYSFAFEKLTVENFDSKIKGKNVIVDIYADWCPPCKIVAKNLEEFDIIKPDNVEIYKVDFDKQADIAFKYGVKSLPTLLFFKDGELVSSSVGVISPKRLLQKSKENF, encoded by the coding sequence ATGAAAAAAGTGTTAATTTTACTACTGATGACGTATGTATATAGTTTTGCATTTGAGAAACTTACTGTAGAAAATTTCGATTCAAAAATAAAAGGGAAAAATGTAATAGTTGATATTTACGCAGATTGGTGTCCCCCTTGTAAAATTGTTGCAAAAAATTTAGAAGAGTTTGATATTATAAAACCTGATAATGTAGAGATATACAAAGTTGATTTTGATAAACAAGCTGATATAGCATTTAAGTATGGTGTAAAGAGTTTACCAACACTTTTATTTTTTAAAGATGGAGAATTAGTTAGTTCTTCAGTTGGAGTAATAAGTCCAAAAAGATTACTTCAAAAATCAAAAGAAAACTTTTAA
- a CDS encoding ATP-dependent zinc protease, with the protein MSKKTIVGRKEIISILDLELFDLDAKVDTGADSNALHCDDIYIDDDNFVHFVLLDEVHPSYHGKKMKLPLHEIKRVKSSNGLIQERASIKVKVKFFGKEYDSIISLTDRSDMKFPMLIGRKFLSRRFLVDVSKEYLSKEEK; encoded by the coding sequence ATGTCTAAAAAGACTATTGTTGGACGGAAAGAAATTATATCTATTCTGGATCTAGAGTTATTTGACTTAGATGCTAAAGTGGATACTGGCGCAGACTCAAATGCATTACATTGTGATGATATTTATATTGATGATGATAATTTTGTACATTTTGTTTTATTAGATGAAGTTCACCCTTCATATCATGGTAAAAAAATGAAACTACCATTACATGAAATAAAAAGAGTAAAGAGTTCAAATGGTTTGATTCAAGAAAGAGCCTCAATAAAAGTAAAAGTAAAGTTTTTTGGGAAAGAGTATGACTCTATCATATCATTAACTGATAGGTCAGATATGAAGTTTCCAATGTTAATAGGAAGAAAGTTTTTATCAAGAAGATTTTTAGTTGATGTATCAAAAGAGTATTTATCAAAAGAAGAGAAGTAA
- a CDS encoding adenosylcobinamide-GDP ribazoletransferase translates to MNKILNAFYFALSYFSIIPVFVKNMEINNETYKYTLALLPLVGVILASVVILLNLGLVELFNPLYASFVCAVVYLALYGFLHLEAVCDVVDAWFASHGGKDPYKIMKEPTIGAIGALYAFSFVLLKVGAITYLLYEKQYMLFFIICIFSRLNFIYLLGYFKFSKDSFLSLAFADAGVFKVKLYSLVYILIAFFVVPNSLILLFVSLLSFFIILRTLNKQFGFVNGDCLGFTLEHVELILLNFALVLVV, encoded by the coding sequence ATGAATAAAATTTTAAATGCTTTTTATTTTGCACTCTCATATTTTTCAATTATTCCTGTTTTTGTAAAAAACATGGAAATAAATAATGAAACATATAAATATACTTTAGCTTTACTTCCTTTAGTTGGAGTGATTTTAGCATCTGTTGTAATACTTCTTAACTTAGGATTAGTAGAATTATTTAATCCTTTATATGCTTCATTTGTTTGTGCAGTTGTGTATTTGGCTTTATATGGGTTTTTACATTTAGAAGCTGTTTGTGATGTGGTAGATGCTTGGTTTGCATCCCATGGAGGAAAAGATCCTTATAAAATCATGAAAGAACCTACAATAGGTGCTATTGGAGCATTATATGCTTTTAGTTTTGTTTTATTAAAAGTTGGTGCAATTACATATCTTTTATATGAAAAACAGTATATGTTGTTTTTTATAATATGTATTTTTTCAAGACTTAATTTTATATATTTATTGGGATATTTTAAATTTAGTAAAGATAGTTTTTTATCTTTAGCTTTTGCAGATGCTGGAGTATTTAAAGTAAAACTTTATAGTCTAGTTTATATTTTAATTGCATTCTTTGTTGTTCCAAATTCTCTTATTTTACTTTTTGTTTCGCTTCTTAGTTTTTTTATAATTTTAAGAACTTTAAATAAACAGTTTGGTTTTGTAAATGGTGACTGCCTAGGTTTTACTTTAGAGCATGTTGAATTGATTTTATTAAATTTTGCATTGGTGTTAGTAGTATGA
- a CDS encoding bifunctional adenosylcobinamide kinase/adenosylcobinamide-phosphate guanylyltransferase, with protein sequence MNILYFGGQKSGKSSLASKKALELSSNKKPIYVATYDNSFGDKSMQNRIDKHINDRENEFDSIEEPKDLTKVIKKGETYIVDCVSMWLFNNLQEKEEDLKEQLKTVCNKEANIVFVLNDVSCGVIPFDSESRRFVDFSGLIGQELVSLCDEVYEAKYGLEKRLK encoded by the coding sequence ATGAATATATTGTATTTTGGTGGACAAAAAAGCGGAAAAAGTTCACTTGCTAGTAAAAAAGCTTTAGAGTTGTCTTCTAATAAAAAACCAATTTATGTGGCTACTTATGATAACTCATTTGGTGATAAATCAATGCAAAATAGAATTGATAAACATATAAACGATAGAGAAAATGAATTTGACTCTATTGAAGAACCAAAAGATTTAACAAAAGTTATAAAAAAAGGTGAGACATATATTGTAGATTGTGTTTCTATGTGGCTTTTTAATAATTTACAAGAAAAAGAAGAAGATTTAAAGGAACAACTTAAAACAGTTTGCAATAAAGAAGCAAATATAGTTTTTGTATTAAATGATGTCTCTTGTGGAGTAATTCCTTTTGATAGCGAGTCAAGAAGATTCGTAGATTTTTCTGGCTTAATTGGACAAGAATTAGTAAGCTTATGTGATGAGGTTTATGAAGCAAAATATGGTTTGGAGAAAAGATTAAAATGA
- the cobT gene encoding nicotinate mononucleotide-dependent phosphoribosyltransferase CobT, whose amino-acid sequence MNYETILGSVDFLEYLRGKKATFLLSCSVTKTCEVPNISQAGIPGKLYLTPTLDSEFLCTKEVRSLDDIAQTPKGVPTPALITRAIHELHPYSNIEILDLGLQIKPKLDFFKVHNFDLEPSENIETGANINAMEVFQKGVEFGSYYVTNDDYIILAESVPSGTTTANAVAKVLGYECEGYFSSSFKNNPNDIKSQVISRALNFINPNSDIFTKLGVVSDNMILFNAGFILGSRAKNSKIILAGGTQMAAVLLVVNSILQSMEGEIDSTNIALCTTSWVNKDKNSNIKALLEQLDFKINAYASDFDFSLSSHGALKLYDEGEAKEGVGCGGALCYATLNGLSKQDITTKIETLLG is encoded by the coding sequence GTGAATTATGAAACTATTTTAGGAAGTGTAGATTTTTTAGAATATTTAAGAGGTAAAAAAGCAACTTTTTTACTCTCTTGTAGTGTAACAAAAACTTGTGAAGTTCCTAACATATCTCAAGCTGGAATCCCTGGAAAATTATATCTTACACCTACACTTGACTCTGAGTTCTTATGTACAAAAGAGGTGCGAAGCTTAGATGATATTGCTCAAACACCAAAAGGTGTACCAACTCCTGCTCTTATTACAAGAGCTATTCATGAATTACATCCTTATTCAAATATTGAAATATTAGATTTAGGTTTACAAATAAAACCTAAACTTGATTTTTTTAAAGTTCATAATTTTGATTTAGAACCTAGTGAAAATATAGAAACAGGCGCTAATATTAATGCAATGGAAGTATTTCAAAAAGGTGTAGAATTTGGTTCATATTATGTAACAAATGATGATTATATAATTTTAGCTGAAAGTGTACCAAGTGGTACAACAACAGCAAATGCTGTTGCTAAAGTATTGGGATATGAATGTGAAGGTTATTTTTCTAGTTCATTTAAGAATAATCCTAATGATATAAAATCTCAGGTAATTTCAAGGGCACTAAATTTTATAAATCCAAATAGTGATATTTTCACAAAACTAGGGGTAGTCTCAGATAATATGATTTTATTTAATGCCGGATTTATCTTGGGAAGTAGAGCAAAAAATAGTAAAATTATATTAGCTGGTGGTACCCAAATGGCAGCTGTACTTTTAGTGGTGAATTCAATTCTTCAAAGTATGGAAGGAGAAATTGATTCTACAAATATAGCTTTATGTACAACAAGTTGGGTTAATAAAGATAAAAATTCAAATATTAAAGCTTTATTAGAACAATTAGATTTTAAAATAAATGCATATGCAAGTGATTTTGACTTTTCTTTATCTTCTCATGGAGCTTTAAAACTTTATGATGAAGGTGAAGCAAAAGAGGGTGTTGGCTGTGGTGGAGCATTGTGTTATGCTACACTTAATGGTCTATCAAAACAAGATATTACTACTAAAATAGAAACTCTTTTAGGATAA
- a CDS encoding aminotransferase class I/II-fold pyridoxal phosphate-dependent enzyme, with amino-acid sequence MKTFEHGGQIEKFAQELNCKISEVIDLSSNINFIKPKIDIDFNELDISSYPTYDKLYEKIAKNYEVTSSQIELFNGGSSAIFTLFRHLDLSHCTIYSPAYLEYKKACVNFAYNLRTINRFENIFLPLKEDSLVVFVNPSTPDGTYYNIDELMKYWIKQNCTVLIDESFLDFCEGESAIKYIKEYDKLYILKSMTKFYSSAGIRVGTIVSNEQNIEKLKRFEPLWKLSQFDSIYLQKALEDKGFKTISKAINVKNRLELENILKESNLIEHIYQSSANFILAKLKNINAKEFQKRLKPYKIMIRDCSNFDFLDDSFVRIAVKSSLANKALKEALKQIC; translated from the coding sequence ATGAAAACTTTTGAACATGGTGGTCAAATTGAAAAATTTGCACAGGAATTAAATTGTAAAATAAGTGAGGTAATAGATCTCTCTTCAAATATTAATTTTATTAAACCAAAAATTGATATAGATTTTAATGAACTAGATATCTCTTCTTATCCAACTTATGATAAATTATATGAAAAAATTGCAAAAAACTATGAAGTTACTTCTAGTCAAATAGAGTTATTTAATGGTGGAAGTAGTGCAATTTTTACTCTATTTAGGCATTTAGATTTAAGTCATTGTACTATATATTCTCCTGCTTATTTAGAGTATAAAAAAGCTTGTGTAAACTTTGCATACAATTTAAGAACTATAAATAGATTTGAAAATATATTTTTACCCTTAAAGGAAGATAGTTTAGTAGTTTTTGTGAACCCTTCTACTCCTGATGGTACTTATTATAATATTGATGAGCTAATGAAATATTGGATAAAACAAAATTGTACAGTTCTAATTGATGAGAGTTTTTTAGATTTCTGTGAAGGAGAATCAGCTATAAAATATATAAAAGAGTATGATAAATTATATATTTTAAAATCGATGACTAAGTTTTATTCAAGTGCAGGTATTCGAGTAGGAACTATTGTTTCAAATGAACAAAATATAGAGAAGTTAAAAAGATTTGAACCTCTATGGAAGCTATCTCAGTTTGATTCAATTTATTTACAAAAAGCATTAGAAGATAAGGGTTTTAAAACTATATCAAAAGCTATAAATGTGAAAAATAGATTGGAATTAGAAAATATATTAAAAGAGTCTAACTTAATAGAGCATATTTATCAAAGTAGTGCAAATTTTATTTTAGCAAAATTAAAAAATATCAATGCTAAAGAGTTTCAAAAGAGATTAAAACCCTATAAAATTATGATTAGAGATTGTTCAAATTTTGATTTTTTAGATGATAGTTTTGTTCGAATTGCAGTTAAAAGTTCCCTTGCAAATAAAGCTTTAAAAGAGGCACTTAAGCAGATATGTTAG
- a CDS encoding succinylglutamate desuccinylase/aspartoacylase family protein, translating to MIDNKYVFGGVEVQKGQKVTINLELPKLYSTPTKLPIRVIRGKKDGPMVFISAAIHGDELNGIEIIRRLRKLNILNRLKGTIVLVPIVNVYGIMTLSRYLPDRRDLNRSFPGSTKGSLASRIAKIFFDEVLVKCDLGIDLHTGAIHRSNLPQVRTNIKDERAFALAKAFEAPIVLHSDLRDGSLRASALENDTPVLLYEAGEALRFDEKSIRIGVKGIVNVLREFDMLPKMTKKRAYKTPIVSRNSNWIRANGSGMLRTVKALGDTVTQGEIIAYIDEPLDDDSLEIKATFDGVIIGKSQIPLVQEGDAVFHIAKLKDLEVAENKIEYFSEDAIEQSEFVELNNEEVIE from the coding sequence TTGATAGATAACAAATATGTTTTTGGAGGAGTTGAAGTTCAAAAAGGTCAAAAAGTTACCATAAACCTTGAGCTTCCAAAACTATATAGTACTCCTACAAAATTACCTATTAGAGTAATAAGAGGTAAAAAAGATGGTCCAATGGTATTTATTAGTGCTGCAATTCATGGGGATGAATTAAATGGTATTGAAATCATTAGACGCTTAAGAAAATTAAATATTTTAAATCGACTAAAAGGTACAATAGTTTTAGTTCCTATTGTAAATGTATATGGAATTATGACCTTATCTAGATATCTACCAGATAGAAGAGACTTAAATAGAAGTTTTCCAGGAAGTACAAAAGGTTCATTAGCTAGTAGAATTGCTAAAATCTTTTTTGATGAAGTTTTAGTTAAATGTGATTTAGGAATAGATTTGCACACAGGTGCTATTCATAGGTCAAACTTGCCTCAGGTTAGAACTAATATTAAAGATGAAAGAGCATTTGCTTTAGCAAAAGCCTTTGAAGCGCCAATCGTATTACACTCTGATTTAAGAGATGGTTCATTAAGAGCTAGTGCACTTGAGAATGATACTCCTGTATTATTATATGAAGCAGGGGAAGCTTTAAGATTTGATGAAAAATCAATTAGAATAGGTGTAAAAGGAATAGTAAATGTTCTAAGAGAGTTTGATATGCTTCCAAAAATGACTAAAAAAAGAGCATATAAAACTCCAATTGTCTCAAGAAATAGTAACTGGATTAGAGCAAATGGAAGCGGGATGTTAAGAACGGTTAAAGCCTTAGGTGATACTGTAACTCAAGGTGAAATAATTGCATATATTGATGAACCTCTTGATGATGATAGTTTAGAGATAAAAGCAACTTTTGATGGTGTAATTATTGGAAAGTCTCAAATTCCATTAGTTCAAGAGGGTGATGCCGTTTTTCATATTGCTAAATTAAAAGATTTAGAAGTTGCCGAAAATAAAATAGAGTATTTTAGTGAAGATGCAATTGAACAAAGTGAGTTTGTAGAGTTAAACAATGAAGAGGTTATTGAGTAG
- the dsbD gene encoding protein-disulfide reductase DsbD produces MKKIVLILLTAIYAFGLQLNSFLEPDEAFQTKFEKNANGVVFSLVLGNDIYLYDDKIKVLITKPEKIDITEEVNIPEPIPYEEWIVQFDNLNITIPHSLLKSKIDSKEYELEVKFQGCSKAGLCYAPMSKTTTINLDGNTTELKADDKKIESKAQATKVETKESKIELNETDTIANTLKDGSIVLVLATFFGFGLLLALTPCVFPMIPILSSIIVKAGSNEKMSASKGFFLSLVYVLAMSLAYTIAGVIAGLFGANLQAALQNPWVLSVFAAIFVALAFSMFGYYQIELPQSIQAKINKTTDGKENQGIFGIAIMGFLSALIVGPCVAPPLAGALVYIGQTGDAVLGGLALFVMSLGMGVPLLLIGLGAGKFMPKPGGWMENVTKIFGIVMLAVAIWLLDRVLNPSITMTLWALLFIGFAVYLKVYEHILVKIISIVSLILGAVLLVGAISGATNPLNPLEKFTSGKIADSKKLEFIKVKNLAQLEDAVKKSSKPVMLDFWATWCVSCKELDNITFKDERVMKELEKFTLLKADVTDNNDDDKALQAKYGIVGPPALVFFDTNNNEIKSAKIVGYKNPEQFLEILNKNF; encoded by the coding sequence ATGAAGAAAATAGTTTTAATTTTATTAACAGCAATTTATGCCTTTGGCTTACAACTTAACTCTTTTTTAGAACCAGATGAAGCATTTCAAACAAAATTTGAGAAAAATGCTAATGGTGTTGTATTTTCATTAGTTTTAGGAAATGATATTTATTTATATGATGATAAGATAAAAGTTTTAATCACAAAACCTGAAAAGATAGATATAACAGAAGAAGTTAATATCCCTGAACCAATTCCTTATGAAGAGTGGATTGTACAATTTGATAATTTAAATATAACTATTCCACACTCTTTATTGAAATCTAAAATTGACTCAAAAGAGTATGAATTAGAAGTTAAGTTCCAAGGATGTTCAAAAGCAGGACTTTGCTACGCTCCAATGAGTAAAACTACAACAATAAATTTAGATGGAAATACTACTGAATTAAAAGCAGATGATAAAAAGATTGAATCTAAAGCTCAAGCTACTAAAGTAGAAACTAAAGAATCAAAAATAGAGTTAAATGAAACAGATACAATAGCAAATACTCTAAAAGATGGCTCAATTGTTTTAGTGTTAGCTACATTTTTTGGATTTGGATTATTACTTGCTTTAACACCATGTGTTTTCCCTATGATTCCAATTTTATCTTCAATTATTGTAAAAGCTGGTTCAAATGAGAAAATGAGTGCTTCAAAAGGATTTTTCTTATCACTTGTTTATGTTTTAGCAATGAGTTTAGCATATACAATAGCAGGAGTAATAGCTGGTTTATTTGGTGCGAACTTACAAGCTGCTTTACAAAACCCATGGGTGTTATCTGTATTTGCAGCAATTTTTGTGGCCTTAGCATTTTCAATGTTTGGATACTACCAAATAGAATTACCTCAAAGTATTCAAGCAAAAATAAATAAAACAACTGATGGTAAAGAGAACCAAGGAATTTTTGGAATAGCAATTATGGGATTCTTATCAGCTCTTATTGTTGGTCCTTGTGTTGCTCCACCACTTGCAGGAGCACTTGTTTATATTGGACAAACTGGTGATGCAGTTTTAGGTGGATTAGCACTATTTGTAATGAGTTTAGGAATGGGTGTTCCATTACTTCTAATAGGACTTGGGGCTGGTAAATTTATGCCAAAACCAGGTGGATGGATGGAGAATGTAACAAAAATCTTTGGAATAGTTATGCTTGCTGTTGCTATTTGGTTACTTGATAGAGTTTTAAATCCATCAATTACAATGACTTTATGGGCTTTATTATTTATAGGGTTTGCTGTTTATTTAAAAGTATATGAGCATATTTTAGTGAAAATCATCTCTATTGTGTCATTGATTTTAGGAGCAGTTTTATTAGTTGGAGCGATTAGTGGCGCAACTAATCCTTTAAATCCATTAGAAAAATTTACTTCAGGTAAAATAGCTGATTCTAAAAAATTAGAGTTCATTAAAGTCAAAAATCTTGCTCAATTAGAAGATGCCGTGAAAAAATCTTCAAAACCTGTGATGTTAGACTTTTGGGCAACATGGTGTGTTTCTTGTAAAGAGTTAGATAATATTACTTTTAAAGATGAAAGAGTAATGAAAGAGCTTGAAAAATTCACACTTTTAAAAGCTGATGTAACTGATAATAATGATGATGATAAAGCATTGCAAGCAAAATATGGAATAGTAGGTCCTCCTGCTTTAGTATTCTTTGATACAAATAATAATGAAATAAAATCTGCAAAAATTGTAGGGTATAAAAATCCTGAACAATTTTTAGAAATATTAAATAAAAACTTTTAA
- a CDS encoding MarC family protein has protein sequence MEEFVSIFLKMFFIMTPFFVLSVFLTVTNEATIKEKKALAIKVTISVIIVSLILVFFGKHIFEIFGITLDAFRIGAGALLFLSAVDLIKGSKEGTKAHPDDLNDLAVVPLAIPITIGPGTIGILLVMGATFENTSSMFTGSLALISAVLVIGLMLYSSTFIEKVVGKQGLLVISKITGLFLAALSAQIVFTGIKNFLGL, from the coding sequence ATGGAAGAGTTTGTATCAATATTTTTAAAAATGTTTTTTATTATGACACCTTTTTTTGTGTTGTCAGTTTTTTTAACAGTAACTAATGAAGCAACTATAAAAGAGAAAAAAGCTTTAGCTATAAAGGTTACTATTTCTGTAATTATTGTGAGTTTAATTTTAGTTTTTTTTGGAAAGCATATTTTTGAAATATTTGGTATTACTTTAGATGCATTTAGAATAGGAGCAGGGGCATTGCTGTTTTTATCTGCTGTTGATTTAATCAAAGGAAGTAAAGAGGGAACAAAAGCTCATCCTGATGATTTAAATGATTTAGCAGTAGTTCCTTTAGCAATTCCTATTACAATAGGTCCTGGAACAATAGGTATTTTACTTGTAATGGGAGCTACTTTTGAAAATACATCTTCTATGTTTACAGGAAGTTTAGCTCTTATAAGCGCTGTTTTAGTAATTGGTTTGATGCTTTATAGTTCAACTTTTATAGAAAAAGTTGTAGGCAAACAAGGACTTCTTGTAATATCTAAAATTACAGGTTTATTTTTAGCTGCACTTTCAGCTCAAATAGTTTTTACAGGAATTAAAAACTTCTTAGGATTATAA
- the rimK gene encoding 30S ribosomal protein S6--L-glutamate ligase, with the protein MRVYILSRNASLYSTSRLVEAGKQRGWEIRVIDYLKCSIEIMKNELKINYRGEELPTPDAIIPRIGASRTFYGTAMVRHFEMMDVFTVTGSLAIKRSRDKLRSLQILSKQGVDMPKTVFASNKSSAKDVIELSGGAPLVLKILEGTQGVGVVLVDSEKAAKSVLDAFYGMDVNLLVQEYIEEAGGADIRAFVVNGEVVGAMKRQGAEGDFRSNLHQGGSATAYKLTRKEKSTALAAAKAMGLGVCGVDMIPSSRGPLVMEVNSSPGLEGIEKSTGIDIASKIMDYIEQNVTHPHEEEPKRKRRIRKDNIGA; encoded by the coding sequence ATGAGAGTTTATATATTATCAAGAAATGCAAGTTTATATTCTACAAGTAGATTAGTTGAAGCAGGTAAGCAAAGAGGTTGGGAAATTAGAGTAATTGATTATTTAAAATGTAGTATTGAAATTATGAAAAATGAGTTAAAAATCAATTACCGAGGTGAAGAATTACCAACTCCTGATGCAATTATTCCAAGAATTGGCGCAAGCAGAACATTCTATGGAACAGCAATGGTGAGACACTTTGAAATGATGGATGTATTTACTGTTACTGGAAGTTTAGCAATAAAAAGAAGTAGAGATAAATTAAGAAGTTTACAAATTCTTTCAAAACAAGGTGTAGATATGCCTAAGACTGTATTTGCTTCAAATAAATCTAGTGCAAAAGATGTTATTGAATTAAGTGGTGGAGCTCCTTTAGTTCTTAAAATCTTAGAAGGAACACAAGGCGTTGGAGTTGTTTTAGTTGATAGTGAAAAAGCAGCTAAATCAGTTTTAGATGCATTTTATGGTATGGATGTAAACTTATTAGTTCAAGAATATATTGAAGAAGCAGGTGGTGCTGATATTAGAGCATTCGTTGTAAATGGAGAAGTTGTTGGAGCTATGAAAAGACAAGGTGCAGAGGGTGATTTTAGGTCAAACCTTCACCAAGGTGGAAGTGCAACTGCTTATAAATTAACTAGAAAAGAAAAATCAACAGCATTAGCAGCAGCTAAAGCTATGGGACTAGGTGTTTGTGGAGTTGATATGATTCCTTCAAGTAGAGGGCCTCTTGTAATGGAAGTTAACTCAAGTCCAGGATTAGAAGGTATTGAAAAATCAACAGGAATTGATATTGCATCAAAAATAATGGATTATATTGAGCAAAATGTAACTCACCCGCATGAAGAAGAACCAAAAAGAAAAAGAAGAATAAGAAAAGATAATATTGGAGCCTAA
- a CDS encoding S24 family peptidase — translation MSLISLDYSEIINENVVDKKLEFSKYLLKEPYSLESLFVSKVEGKSMEPVINDESLVVADLKQNKFIDESIFLVYYENRMWIKKSKIIDGKEHFVSINKDYSHLVYKKDDVRIIAKVLLTFTNF, via the coding sequence ATGTCATTAATTAGTTTAGATTATAGTGAAATTATAAATGAAAATGTAGTAGATAAAAAGTTAGAGTTTTCTAAGTATTTATTAAAAGAACCATACAGTTTAGAATCTTTATTTGTATCAAAAGTTGAAGGTAAATCTATGGAGCCTGTGATAAATGATGAATCATTGGTAGTTGCAGATTTAAAACAAAATAAGTTTATAGATGAAAGTATTTTTTTAGTTTATTATGAAAATAGAATGTGGATTAAAAAATCAAAAATAATTGATGGTAAAGAGCATTTTGTCTCTATAAATAAAGACTATTCTCATTTAGTCTATAAAAAAGATGATGTAAGAATTATTGCAAAAGTGTTGTTAACTTTTACAAACTTTTAA
- a CDS encoding SDR family oxidoreductase, whose amino-acid sequence MKNIVITGASNGIGKAIAKSLRKKYNIINIDIEKKDLKKVDFYKCDLSQKDELLKTIKSIKSKYDSIFALINNAALAKFTPLENQSIEDWEKIIAINLTAPYILSKEFSALLKESKGHIINISSTRALMSESGTESYSASKGGISSLTHALAVSLSPTVKVNSISPGWINTDVNYKPTNSDDEQHLSGRVGTPLDIVDTVKFLLKNRGFITGENIVIDGGMTRKMIYKD is encoded by the coding sequence ATGAAAAATATAGTAATAACAGGTGCTTCAAATGGTATTGGAAAAGCAATAGCTAAATCTTTGAGGAAAAAATATAATATTATAAATATAGATATTGAAAAGAAAGATTTGAAAAAAGTAGATTTTTACAAGTGTGATTTATCACAAAAAGATGAACTTTTAAAAACAATAAAAAGTATAAAATCTAAATATGATTCTATTTTTGCTCTTATTAATAATGCAGCTTTAGCAAAATTCACTCCTTTGGAAAATCAAAGTATTGAAGATTGGGAAAAGATAATAGCAATAAATCTAACTGCTCCTTATATTTTATCAAAAGAGTTTTCAGCACTTTTAAAAGAATCAAAAGGGCATATTATAAATATCTCTTCAACAAGAGCTTTGATGAGTGAAAGTGGAACAGAAAGTTATAGTGCTTCAAAAGGTGGTATAAGTTCACTTACTCACGCACTTGCAGTTAGCTTATCTCCAACTGTAAAAGTAAACTCTATAAGTCCTGGTTGGATAAATACTGATGTTAATTATAAACCAACCAACAGTGATGATGAACAGCACTTAAGTGGAAGAGTTGGAACTCCTTTAGATATAGTTGATACTGTAAAATTCTTACTAAAAAATAGAGGTTTCATCACTGGTGAAAATATAGTTATTGATGGTGGGATGACTAGGAAGATGATTTATAAGGATTAA